From Apium graveolens cultivar Ventura chromosome 9, ASM990537v1, whole genome shotgun sequence, the proteins below share one genomic window:
- the LOC141684922 gene encoding uncharacterized protein LOC141684922 gives MRTKLADLWKPAMGINIKDLKHGIYLFQFYHKDDMQWVLTNGPWAFDNLTLVINIVKAGEDLIKVSLNEVEFWIQIHDLPYDTKNNSSIWHEYMRLRIKIDVRKPLKRKTKIVKKDKTEVVVTCKYEKLGDFCFICGLLTHTERFCNKKLETADGGITREWGKWVRAPPRRMTGNSISKWLRAEGDGDWG, from the exons ATGAGGACGAAACTTGCTGATCTGTGGAAGCCTGCAATGGGTATCAATATCAAGGATCTGAAGCATGGGATCTATCTATTTCAATTTTATCACAAAGATGACATGCAATGGGTGCTTACAAATGGCCCATGGGCATTTGATAATCTAACCTTAGTCATTAATATAGTCAAGGCAGGAGAAGATCTTATTAAGGTCTCGCTGAATGAGGTTGAATTCTGGATACAAATACATGACCTTCCG TATGATACAAAGAATAATTCAAGCATATGGCATGAGTATATGAGATTACGGATCAAAATAGATGTCCGAAAACCTCTTAAAAGGAAGACAAAGATTGTGAAGAAAGATAAAACGGAGGTTGTGGTCACATGTAAATATGAGAAACTAGGGGATTTTTGCTTTATCTGTGGTTTGCTGACTCATACGGAAAGGTTCTGTAATAAAAAACTTGAGACTGCTGATGGAGGGATTACTCGAGAATGGGGGAAATGGGTAAGGGCTCCACCACGTAGAATGACGGGAAATAGTATAAGCAAATGGCTCCGGGCGGAGGGTGACGGAGACTGGGGATGA